From one Triticum aestivum cultivar Chinese Spring chromosome 4B, IWGSC CS RefSeq v2.1, whole genome shotgun sequence genomic stretch:
- the LOC123091471 gene encoding digalactosyldiacylglycerol synthase 1, chloroplastic — translation MASFGVDTRPAAAGEGALSFLSRSLREDLRLIRARAGELETFLSAPVPEPDLFARLRKAYNTTSSSASASGIGRTRLDLSAIGKAFEAEVGRGWGAKTGWRWEDEDAAEWEPIRAVKARLRDLDRKRQDQASDVLHKVKLSLKSMSFASEASEEVPPLDLNELLAYFLKQSGPLFDQLGIKRDVCDKLVESLCSKRKDHFACDPLSTSESSSFRNDNTCDELDLRIASVLQSTGHHYEGGFWDDGQKYDVADKRHVAIVTTASLPWMTGTAVNPLFRAAYLAKSSKQYVTLMVPWLCKSDQELVYPNNMTFSSPEDQETYIRNWLEERVGFKTDFRISFYPGKFQKERRSIIPAGDTSQFIPSKEADIAILEEPEHLNWYHHGKRWTDKFNHVVGVVHTNYLEYIKREKNGAIQAFFVKHINNLVARAYCHKVLRLSGATQDLARSMICNVHGVNPKFLEVGERIAAERESGEQSMSKGAYFLGKMVWAKGYRELIDLLAKHKTDLDGFKLDVYGNGEDSVEVQSAAKKLDLNLNFHKGRDHADDSLHGYKVFVNPSISDVLCTATAEALAMGKFVVCADHPSNDFFRSFPNCLTYTTSEDFVAKVKEAMTRDPQPLTPEQRYNLSWEAATQRFMEHSELDKVLSSNGDSASTSGSSVDRRMKKSASLPNMSDIVDGGLAFAHYCFTGSELLRLSTGAVPGTLNYNKQHSVDMHLLPPQVQNPVYGW, via the exons ATGGCTAGCTTCGGCGTCGACACGCGTCCCGCCGCGGCGGGGGAGGGAGCGCTCTCCTTCCTCTCCCGGAGCCTGCGGGAGGACCTGCGCCTCATCCGCGCGCGGGCCGGGGAGCTTGAGACCTTCCTCAGCGCGCCGGTCCCGGAGCCCGACCTCTTCGCGCGCCTCCGCAAGGCCTAcaacaccacctcctcctccgcctccgcctcgggGATCGGGAGGACGCGCCTGGACCTGTCGGCGATAGGGAAGGCGTTCGAGGCTGAGGTCGGGAGGGGGTGGGGGGCCAAGACCGGGTGGAGGTGGGAGGACGAGGACGCCGCGGAGTGGGAGCCCATACGGGCCGTCAAGGCGCGCCTCAGGGACCTCGACCGCAAGCGCCAGGACCAGGCCAGCGACGTGCTCCACAAGGTCAAGCTCAGCCTG AAATCGATGAGCTTTGCATCTGAAGCATCTGAG GAAGTTCCACCACTGGATTTAAACGAACTCCTTGCGTATTTTCTAAAGCAATCTGGACCATTGTTTGACCAACTTGGTATAAAAAGAG ATGTGTGTGACAAGCTGGTGGAGTCTCTATGCAGCAAGCGCAAGGACCACTTTGCATGTGATCCGTTGTCAACTAGTGAATCATCTTCCTTCAGAAATGACAATACTTGTGATGAACTTGATCTAAGAATAGCTAGCGTCCTTCAGAGTACAGGGCATCATTATGAAGGTGGGTTTTGGGATGATGGGCAAAAATATGATGTAGCTGACAAGAGACATGTTGCCATTGTCACTACCGCCAGTCTTCCCTGGATGACGGGAACAGCTGTAAATCCTTTGTTTCGAGCTGCATACTTGGCTAAATCTTCCAAGCAATATGTAACCTTGATGGTGCCCTGGCTTTGCAAGTCAGACCAAGAGCTCGTCTATCCGAATAACATGACTTTTAGTTCTCCAGAAGACCAAGAAACTTATATAAGGAATTGGCTGGAGGAAAGAGTTGGATTTAAAACCGACTTCAGAATATCATTCTATCCTGGAAAG TTTCAGAAAGAAAGGAGAAGTATAATTCCTGCTGGGGACACTTCACAATTTATACCATCAAAGGAAGCTGACATTGCAATTCTGGAAGAGCCTGAGCACCTGAACTGGTACCATCATGGAAAGCGTTGGACTGATAAATTTAATCATGTCGTCGGTGTTGTGCATACAAATTACTTGGAGTATATCAAGAGAGAGAAGAATGGTGCTATTCAAGCTTTTTTTGTCAAGCACATTAACAACCTTGTTGCCAGAGCTTATTGCCATAAG GTTTTGCGACTATCTGGGGCTACTCAAGATCTAGCCAGATCCATGATCTGCAATGTACATGGTGTTAATCCCAAGTTTCTGGAGGTTGGGGAGAGAATAGCAGCAGAGAGGGAATCTGGCGAGCAGTCCATGTCCAAAGGAGCTTATTTTCTGGGGAAGATGGTCTGGGCCAAAGGCTACAGAGAACTGATAGATTTGCTTGCGAAGCACAAGACGGATTTGGACGGTTTCAAACTGGACGTCTATGGAAACGGTGAAGATTCAGTAGAAGTGCAATCAGCTGCCAAGAAGCTGGATTTAAATCTTAACTTCCATAAAGGCCGAGATCATGCAGACGATTCTCTTCATGG GTACAAGGTTTTTGTAAACCCGAGCATTAGTGATGTCCTCTGCACCGCCACTGCTGAGGCACTAGCCATGGGCAAGTTTGTGGTCTGTGCGGATCACCCATCCAATGATTTCTTCAGATCATTCCCAAACTGCCTGACGTACACGACGTCAGAGGATTTTGTTGCCAAAGTGAAGGAAGCAATGACCCGCGATCCCCAGCCCCTCACACCTGAGCAGCGGTACAACCTTTCGTGGGAGGCTGCGACCCAGAGGTTCATGGAGCACTCAGAACTGGACAAGGTCCTGAGCAGCAATGGTGATTCTGCCAGCACCTCTGGAAGCAGCGTCGATAGGAGGATGAAGAAATCAGCCTCATTGCCAAACATGTCGGACATCGTGGATGGCGGCCTAGCATTTGCCCACTACTGCTTCACGGGCAGCGAGCTCCTCCGGCTGTCGACTGGGGCGGTGCCCGGGACCCTGAACTACAATAAGCAACATAGCGTGGACATGCACCTGCTGCCCCCTCAGGTACAGAATCCTGTATATGGCTGGTAA
- the LOC123091473 gene encoding putative pentatricopeptide repeat-containing protein At3g13770, mitochondrial, with the protein MRRHYAELFRRAASLPSLSLVASLHGAALRRGAVLVPSLIHAYSACGDPASARSVFDGLPAQEQTLSARTALASAMSAHGRCREVLGLFRGREGEMDDKAVTVVLAACRLPCARAGMVSEGREVFARVRRPALQHYTCMVEMLGRAGEVEEAEGLLARMEARPDRIICTVLLAACRAHGRVDVAERVARLMSEYGIV; encoded by the exons ATGCGGCGGCACTACGCCGAGCTCttccgccgcgccgcctcgctgccgtcTCTCTCGCTGGTGGCCTCCCTCCACGGCGCCGCACTCCGCCGAGGCGCGGTCCTCGTCCCCTCGCTCATCCATGCCTACTCCGCGTGCGGCGACCCAGCCTCCGCCCGCAGCGTGTTCGACGGATTGCCCGCACAGGAGCAGACGCTCTCCGCGCGCACCGCGCTGGCCAGCGCGATGTCCGCGCACGGCAGGTGCCGGGAGGTGCTCGGCCTGTTCCGCGGACGGGAGGGGGAGATGGACGACAAGGCGGTGACGGTGGTCCTTGCCGCGTGC CGTCTTCCGTGTGCTAGGGCCGGGATGGTCAGTGAGGGGAGGGAAGTCTTCGCGAGGGTCAGGAGGCCAGCGTTGCAGCACTACACGTGCATGGTGGAGATGCTCGGACGTGCTGGGGAGGTCGAGGAGGCAGAGGGGCTGCTCGCGCGGATGGAGGCACGGCCAGACAGGATCATCTGCACGGTGCTGCTCGCTGCGTGCCGGGCGCATGGCCGTGTCGATGTGGCTGAGAGAGTGGCTAGGTTGATGAGCGAGTATGGCATTGTGTGA